The genome window TCTTAAAAGCTCCACACCTTTATCTAGTATCGCATCACACACAATAATCTTTTTCATAACCAAACCTCCTTTAATTTTGCATTTATATTGTAAATTTTTAATTTTTCAATCAGAGCATTTAAAACTTTTTCATTGTTAGTATCAAGGTAAATTGCTACTTCATCTTTACTTTGAGTTAAAGTGTATTTGATAAAAAAAGAATGCAAAGTTTGCTTTAAACAAAACATCGAATATACATCATTTTTATTCACATCGAGCATATAAAATTTTTGCTTTGGTTTTACTATAGAATCGTCCATATTAAAACTCATATAAAATTCATTTGCTGCGGGGGAAAAATCATTGATTTTAAGATTTGAAAGTTTATCTTGCCAAGTTTGTGGCAATTCTTTTTTTATTTCATCAAAAGAGTATTTAACATTTTGTGAGATAGGCAAGCTCCCAATGCTTACATATCTCACCATAAAAATAAAAGCAATAACCAAAGTTAGACTTAAAAAGCCTAAAATACCATATAGGGTATATTTTTTCATTTTTTATTATGAAAGTTGATCTTTAATAATATCACCTAAAGTTACTTTGTCGTTATCATTGATTTCATTCAGTGCTTCTCTTTCTTTCATTCTTGCAAGACTTTTAACACTTAAGCGAATTCTATTTTTCTTTTCATCAATAAAAACAATCAAAGCCTCTATTGCATCTCCAACTTTTAAAGTTGAAAAATCAACATTCCCTAAGTCTTCTTTATGGATAAGCGCATCCACGCCTTCTTCTAGCTCAACAAAAACTCCAAAATCTTTAATATCTCTAATTTTACCAGAGATAATATCATTTACTTGATGTTTTTGTGCATAAACTTGCGCAGGACTTTTTTGCAGCTCTTTAACACTTAAAGAAATTTTTTGATTTTCTTTATCAAGTTTGATGATTTTTACTTCAATATTATCGCCAACTTTATAAATATCCTTACACTTATCATTTCTATTCCATGAAGCATCTTCATTGTGCAATAAACCTTCTAAGTTTGCGATTTTTACAAAAGCACCAAAATTAGTCACTGATGTAACGCAGCCTTTTACCACATCACCTACTTTATGTGTTTTCAAAAATTCATCAAAAGGTTTTGTAAGTAAATTTTTCAAAGAAACTCTTAATCTTCTTTCTTTTGCGTTGATTTCAATTACCTCTACATCAAGTTCTTGTCCTTCGCTGATGTAATCTTTTGGATTTTTAGCATTTTTATCCCAAGAAATTTCACTGATGTGTAAAAATCCTTCAATATCATTTCCTAAATCTACAAAAGCACCATAAGGCTCAATATTTGAAACTGTAACCTTGATAGTATCACCAACCTCTAAACCATCTTTGATTTCATCCCAAGGATCAGGCATAGCAAGTTTAATTGATAGTGATAAATGCTTTTTGTCTTTATCGTATTTGATTACTTTTACAGGCACTTTATCGCCTTCGTTATACAATGAGCTAGGATTTACCGGTCCTTTATAAGAAATTTCACTATAATGCACCAAACCATCAACACCACCTACATCAACAAACATACCATAAGTGGTAATCTTTTTCACTACACCTTCAATAACCTCATCTTGATTTAATACATTTGAAATGATTTCTTTACGTTTTTTTCTTTCCTCATCAACTATTTTTTTTCTAGAAACAACTATGCTTTGTGCCTCTTTGTCTATTTTTATGATTTTAACTTTAAATGTTTTATTGATGATATTGTTTGAATCTTTAAAGCTACTTTGTGATTTTGGCAAGAAAAACTCCACACCACTATCATCTACAGCTACAAAACCGCCTCTGTTTTTACCGATGATTTTTACATCAAATATTCTTTCATCATCTTGATAATTTTCGATAAATTCTTTTACTTTTTGTTTTCTCAAAGCTTTTTTATGAGAAAGTAAAGATCTGCCACCGCGAGAACCCACTATAGCAACTTCTAATGTATCACCTTCTTT of Campylobacter sp. 2014D-0216 contains these proteins:
- a CDS encoding 30S ribosomal protein S1, translating into MSEVNKKVQNRLEDIIIEEDFEQMLEESFKSDEEATTQGIIVAIKGDEVFINVGQKSEGILATEEIQNENGELIFKEGDTLEVAIVGSRGGRSLLSHKKALRKQKVKEFIENYQDDERIFDVKIIGKNRGGFVAVDDSGVEFFLPKSQSSFKDSNNIINKTFKVKIIKIDKEAQSIVVSRKKIVDEERKKRKEIISNVLNQDEVIEGVVKKITTYGMFVDVGGVDGLVHYSEISYKGPVNPSSLYNEGDKVPVKVIKYDKDKKHLSLSIKLAMPDPWDEIKDGLEVGDTIKVTVSNIEPYGAFVDLGNDIEGFLHISEISWDKNAKNPKDYISEGQELDVEVIEINAKERRLRVSLKNLLTKPFDEFLKTHKVGDVVKGCVTSVTNFGAFVKIANLEGLLHNEDASWNRNDKCKDIYKVGDNIEVKIIKLDKENQKISLSVKELQKSPAQVYAQKHQVNDIISGKIRDIKDFGVFVELEEGVDALIHKEDLGNVDFSTLKVGDAIEALIVFIDEKKNRIRLSVKSLARMKEREALNEINDNDKVTLGDIIKDQLS